CGGTCTTTTCGCCCGATTAATACTGGACAAGGAGAGACGACCCCCTATTTCGCCCGCCCTGTCGAACCGCCCGCGAACCGATTTGATTTTcgatgcccgccgcgacgcgacCGCAAAAACTCCCCGCGCGGTCCCGATGTGCATAATGATGTAAAATGGGATCTCGTGGCCGGCCGGGGTGTGCTGCCTTCGGGgttggcgccgtgggcgagtTGTCGTCTCGCCAAGGGTGTttgttgccgctgctccaGTCGTTTTCAACAGCGGAGTCCCTTTCGACAGACGAAGCCAATCTTCGTGTcgagagagacagagagaccGATCCATGAGTGTAGAAGAAAATtgaaaagagagagaagtTGGAAAAGCGGTGCCATCATTTGCACCTCGCTCATTTGTTCTCCTCCTGCGAGTCGAGGAGGCGACATGGAGTATGCATGCATCATGGGGAATAACCAGACACGGGCGAACCGATGCCACGGCTTCCCAAGGGAATGACCATGGATTTCTTAATGCACGCAGGACTTGTGCAAGCATGATGAAATTGTTTGCACAGAAATTGTTATACtggcctctctctcgctctgTCTCTTTGCGAGCTCCGTCCCGTCTGCGCGCCACCGCACAACGCAGTCAGTCGCAAGGCCTCTCCTGCCTACCTTGGTAGGTATTCCTTTCCCGCCAGCACTTACACGAGGGGGACCATGCCGTAGCCATACACACAGGCCTCCCACTGCCAATGCAGCAATGCAGTGCAATGCAAATGCCCGTCTACACGCCCATATAGAACTTGAACCCTAGTAGTGTAGGCGACATAAGCTTTGCCCTACTGCTACAACTTTCCATCTCCCCATCTTCTGAACCCCGAGTGCGCCGGAACTGGCAGGGCCTTACGTGCGCACAAACACGCGTCTTTTTCTCTAGTAGTCGCATGTCGTCAACGTTTGTCGTTTGCGCGCCGCATGCGTCCAACTATgctccatgcatgcatgtacgaagtatgcccgcccgtccgcaTATAACTACTAACTAACCTGGTTTCCCTTCCGTCATGGCACCCCCCAGGCAGGCTCCCCCTCCTGCCCCGCCCAATTGAGGTCGGGGGGGTCCGCactgggctgctgcgccccaCCATACGTCCATTACCGGGCGCTGTTCAGTGCTCCAGTAACTACCTAGTAACGGGACACACAGTGCCGAGGGTGTGAGCCGGGCGCCCCCTCAGTGGAGGCACGCCGCACGCACCTGACCCCGGGTAGTCACCCCAGTGGACGACCCCTGCGCGCCAGGCTTCAATCAATGCACCGCTGCCGTTCGCTGTGGCTTAGCGGGCTAGGTGCCCTGTACCTATAGTACTtgagtacctaccttagtactgtACACtgcccccccacccccccccaTCCTTAGGTCTCTCTGAGACCCAAGTACCGAATCTCCTCCTGGTACCTACGGGTACCTGCCCGTCGAacctggcgccgccccccgcccccccatGCTGAGGCCCTGCATTAGCTGCCCTGAGGCCCGGTACCAGGGCACCTAAGGCagccgagcccgcccgcgcccgtccgcccgcccagccagctGCATGGCACCGGCAAACCCGCCCGCATCGCctcccctcgcctcgcctcgtaccgcaccgcaccgcaccgcaccgcaccggctgcccgccgcgccgctgcatgcgcccgccccgtccgtccgtccttccgtccgtccacccgcgcccccctccaCACAAAATCCCACACTTTCTGGCGGCTGATGCTGTGCGCGCTCtccaccatcgtcaccaccaccatcaccggGCCCAGCCACTGTGCCTGAACCAGCCTACCCTGCACTCTCGCAATTCTATCCACCACTCTCCGCATCCCACTTGGCATCGTAGCCATGAATAAGTGCTGTCTAGACAGAAAAGCATCGGCATCTGCAGCTCAGCatctcttttttttctgaCCCTtttcctgctcctgctcgggGCGGCTCGTCTCGGAAGAATTTGGACGTGACGCGCTCTAACTAACCTGGTTCTGGCCTTGGAATCATGCGTCCTTGGTGCCTGGCCAGTCGCTCACCTCCGCCAAGTCCCCAGAAAGAGTCAGTCACTGCGCATAGACTGTTTCAAGACGAGCGATACCGATTGGTAGCTCTGCATTTCAGAGCTCCGTACCCCGAGTCTGTGGACAAATCGTATAGTCCTCTCGCGGGCGATTCCCTGCTGTTTGTCTAGGGCTCGTTGCGGTGTGCCAAATAACAAGATCCCCGAGCCTGACGCCGTGTCAGCCATCCATCGACAACCAACGCAATTAGCTGCTATTTGTCGGGTGCGTCATGCGCATTGCCCGAGCGTGCCGTCTATGTACACACATCCAACGCCTTGCTGAGACGTGCCGCTCTGCCATTTGACTAAGCTGACGACTCTCTGCGGTATGCAACTTGACCATGTTTGTGCGTGCACCAACCGTGATTCCGCTCCGCTCGAATACCACAGGCTCCCATGACATCTCCGACCAAGCCGTCTCGCCGGCGCTGTCAGAGTTGCACCGGCGACCGACACCGTGGGCTCTCCGACGCCTGCTCCTCTCGGATGCTGTACTGGGCGTCTCCCGCGCCCTGCTCCAACACAAAACATCGCTCGGCAAACACGCCCTGCTCGTTGCGCCGTTTCCACTCATAGCCTATGCGTCGCACCATGGCCCGTCGCCACCCGCCAACATTGATGGTGACGCACCGCCATGGCAGATGTGGCCGGTTCTGCTTCCTAAGCCCAATGAGGTAGTGGAACGTCTCCAGAGCGGCGTCATAATCTGGATCAGTGCTCGGGTCTACCCTCTGCGATGGACGGATGCGTGTTTGGACATGGAGCGTCAGTGTGTGCAGGCTGGGAAACGAGCACAGCACCCCCAAGAAGTCGTGGGGACTACAcacggcctcgtccatgtcgagctcgagcgtgTGCATAACCCGCATCTGCTCTCCGAGCAGCGCCAGGTCCTTCACACGCAGCGTCGGACATGGCTTGCCCTCCTCTTCGAATCCTACGTGATCCCTAAACCTCAACACACGTAGCGTCTGTCCATGTCtgcggacggcgtcgatgccgaaTATCTGAGTATGGCAAGTAATGTCGAGCGTTTCCAGAGCCTGTACGTGGTGCTTGACGAGGTCGTGCAATCGTCGTGTGGCGCTCGGGCGCAGGTCCTGAATGTGTCCGCCGTAATCTTCCACCTTGAGGGTGTGTAGAGAGCCAAAGTCCGGCAGATAGACCGAGTTCAGGAAGTTGGAGACGGGCATGTTGACCAGCTTCAATGACCGAATGGCCGAGAAGTCCCAGTGCTTTGCCGCTTCCTCCGGGGAGTGATTCCAGTTGTATGACTTCAGCACGAGGTCCTCCACTGGAGGCAGTCTCTCTGCTCCACGAAAGGAAAAGCTCGTTCCTATTCCAAGGTCCAGATAGTGTAGCGTCAAGAGATGGGGGCATTGCATGATGAGCCGCTTCAAAGAGTCTGGCCTGGTGGTCAGGGGCGGATCCGAGATGGATAGCTTGAGCGAGACCAAGTGCCTGGTCAGGGTGGCATCGAAGTAGGACTCGTCGAGATCGTGCTGCGCGCCTCCGAGAGGGAGGCCCTCAATAAAAATTTTGGTGCCATCCGTGCTGATTCTGGCGGGGTCAAGAATGTCTGATGGCAGCCATAGCCTGGGAAGCTGATTACGCTGGGTTATGTATCGCCACCTGGCAATTCCTTTTGTTAGCAAAGAGCTTACCGGCTCAAGGTCATCCATAGCATTTACCTGATAGATG
This sequence is a window from Purpureocillium takamizusanense chromosome 8, complete sequence. Protein-coding genes within it:
- a CDS encoding uncharacterized protein (COG:S~EggNog:ENOG503PB0P) gives rise to the protein MPAGYRPLASSAATCGQEAAAQQMASSHLDYDCQIPSPPGQPLAKLSLEILGLVLDQLRYIDYRSLFLLRLVCRQFHSIATPAAYRAIEFNKALLQANAERVYPGALEHVAQFTRHVIIRSDLSPQSVRRVLSRTKRLSSIRWRYITQRNQLPRLWLPSDILDPARISTDGTKIFIEGLPLGGAQHDLDESYFDATLTRHLVSLKLSISDPPLTTRPDSLKRLIMQCPHLLTLHYLDLGIGTSFSFRGAERLPPVEDLVLKSYNWNHSPEEAAKHWDFSAIRSLKLVNMPVSNFLNSVYLPDFGSLHTLKVEDYGGHIQDLRPSATRRLHDLVKHHVQALETLDITCHTQIFGIDAVRRHGQTLRVLRFRDHVGFEEEGKPCPTLRVKDLALLGEQMRVMHTLELDMDEAVCSPHDFLGVLCSFPSLHTLTLHVQTRIRPSQRVDPSTDPDYDAALETFHYLIGLRKQNRPHLPWRCVTINVGGWRRAMVRRIGYEWKRRNEQGVFAERCFVLEQGAGDAQYSIREEQASESPRCRSPVQL